From a region of the Impatiens glandulifera chromosome 4, dImpGla2.1, whole genome shotgun sequence genome:
- the LOC124935504 gene encoding NAC domain-containing protein 83-like, which yields MNSHAHYDLPTLLLSFSSSVLKMDCLLNNGGLISEPGFRFHPTDEELVLHYLYRKVMSFPLPPYFIPEINVCQFDPWLLPGDPEKKRYFFSKHEPNYSNSNRSNMAAGNGFWKATGVEEQIDVFSNQFRIVGMKKTHVFYVGKSPNGSKTEWFMDEYRLADFPLENWVLCKIFVKKNYRKKIAVEAAPAPAPELDSNGTVPENTY from the exons ATGAACTCCCATGCTCACTATGATCTCCCAacccttcttctttctttctcttcatCTGTTCTGAAAATGGATTGTCTTCTCAACAATGGCGGTCTCATTTCTGAACCTGGTTTTCGTTTTCACCCAACCGATGAAGAACTCGTTCTTCATTACCTCTACAGAAAGGTCATGTCTTTCCCATTACCCCCTTACTTTATACCCGAAATCAACGTCTGCCAATTCGATCCCTGGCTTCTACCAG GTGATCCCGAGAAGAAGAGGTATTTCTTCAGCAAACATGAACCCAACTACTCAAATTCAAACAGGTCAAACATGGCCGCCGGTAACGGCTTCTGGAAAGCAACCGGAGTCGAAGAGCAAATCGATGTCTTTTCTAATCAATTTCGGATTGTGGGTATGAAGAAAACTCATGTCTTTTACGTTGGGAAATCTCCCAACGGTTCCAAGACTGAGTGGTTCATGGACGAATATCGCCTAGCTGATTTCCCATTGGAGAATTGGGTTTTGTGCAAAATCTTTGTGAAGAAGAATTACAGGAAGAAGATAGCGGTGGAGGCAgcgccggcgccggcgccggaACTTGATTCGAATGGAACTGTGCCGGAAAATACCTACTAA